The Ferrimicrobium sp. DNA window GCAGAGCGGCAAATGAGGTTGCACAGGAGCTTGTCGTCCTCTATCAGAAGCGGCTGATCACCGCTGGTCATGCCAAGGAGCCTGACACCGTTTGGCAGCAGGAGATGGAGTCGAGCTTTGGCTACGAGCTCACCCCTGATCAAGCCGTCGCCATCGAAGAGACCAAGAGTGATCTTGAGCAACCGGTTCCAATGGATCGGATGGTCTGTGGTGATGTCGGGTTTGGGAAGACGGAGGTAGCCATACGGGCGGCCTTCAAAACCATCCAGAGCGGGGCCCAGGTGGCGATCCTTGTTCCGACCACGATCTTGGCCCAGCAACACTATGACACCTTCCGTGAGCGCTTCGAGCCCTACGGTGTCAAGGTTGGGTTGTTGTCGAGGTTCGTAAGTCCTCGCGAGGTCAAGCGCTTGAAGGAAGAACTACGTCTTGGCACCCTTGATTGCCTGGTAGCGACCCACGCGCTGGTCTCGAAGGAGATTGATTTTCGACGGCTTGGACTCCTTGTGATCGACGAGGAACAGCGCTTTGGTGTGGCGCATAAGGAGTTCTGGAAGACACGCCATCCGGATCTCGATGTGCTGACCTTGTCGGCGACTCCGATTCCGCGTACGCTGGAGCTCTCTCTGGTTGGAGTGCGTGATATGTCGCTGTTGCGGACACCACCGCTCGATCGTCAACCGATCTTGACCCACGTCGGCCCCGATGACGATGCGGCGATCTCAGAGGCGATTCGTCGCGAACTGATCAGAGGTGGTCAGGTGTTCTATGTCCATAACCGCGTGCGTGATATCCAGTCGATCGCGCGCAAAGTCGCCGACCTCGTCGGGACGGCGCGCATCCTGGTCGCGCACGGCCAACTCCCCGAACACGAGTTGGAGCGAGTTGTCGATGAGTTCTGGCATCGTAAGGCTGACGTTCTTGTCTGCACGACCATCATCGAGAGCGGGATCGACCTTCCATCGGTCAATACGCTTATCGTTGACCATGCGGAGGATCTCGGGCTCGGGCAGCTCCATCAGCTTCGTGGACGGGTCGGTCGATCGGGGCAGCGAGCCTATGCCTACCTGTTCTATCCCCGGACCAAACCTCTTTCGGTGATCGCTCTGGAGCGCCTCCGAACGATCGTGGAGAATACCGACCTCGGGGCGGGATACCGTATCGCGATGCGTGACCTTGAGCTGCGCGGTGCCGGGTCGTTTCTCGGCGAGCGGCAGTCTGGCCATATGAGCGCGGTGGGCTATGAGCTCTACGTGCGCCTCGTCGCCGAGGCGGTGGCACAGATGAAGGGGGACGAGCGTATTGAGGTGCCCGAGATCAATATCGACCTTCCGATCTCGTACTCGATCCCAGTGGGATACGTGGCCGACGAGGCGGTGCGCATGGATCTCTACCGTCGTTTGGCCATCGCTCGAAATGAGGCTGAGGTGAAGGACCTCGCCAGTGAGCTGAGTGACCGATTTGGACCGCATCCTGGGCCAGTGGTCAACCTGATCGAGATGACTCGGTTAAAGCTTGCGCTCATCGAGCGGGGGGTACGTGAGGTAGGATCGCGTCGCTCGGCCAAAACCGGAACCATGGAGGTCTTTCTCAAGCCGATCCAACTTCGTCCTTCTGAGGAGGTTCGGCTGCGTCGAGTCGCTTCGCGTCCGACCTATCGAGCGAGTGAACTAGAGCTCGTGATCCCCTTCCGACCACGCGACAATCTGCTCGAGGTCGTTCGTGAAGTCGTTCTGGGTCCATCAAATTCGCCGTCCTAGCGTAGGCATAGTAGGCTAGGGAAGCTGTGAAGCCAAGGAGGAGTATGTCTCGAAGGTTGTTGAAGTTCCTTCCGCTTGTGTTAGGGTTTGTTCTTGCGAGCTGTTCGACCATCGGTTATGCCGCAAAGGTTGGCCCACAGACGATCTCCAATAGCCAGCTGAACACGGAGCTACGCGAGGTCTCGTCAAACTCGGCCTTTGATGCGCTGCTCTCAAAGAACAAGTCACCCGTCTTTGGACCAGGTAAGAAGAGCTACACCACGTTGTTTGTCGATAATATTTTGAATCGTCGTATTACGATCGATCGTATCCTCCAAGCCGAGCACCGACTCAATATCACGGCGACTCCACTAGAGGCACAGCTCGCGAAGGCACTCACGATCCAATCGGTCGGCTCTCAGTCCACCTTCACCGCTTTCCCGAAGGCCTATCAGGCACAGTTAGTCAGTGATACGCGAGCTATCGTCGCCATGGAGGCGTACTTGGCGAAGGTGAATCTGAGCACGGCCGGCGTCCAGGCCTATTATGCGAGTCATCACGGCAACTTTGTCGACGTCTGCTCCTCAGAGATCCTTGAGACCTCACCCCTTGAGGCGGATGCC harbors:
- a CDS encoding peptidylprolyl isomerase, producing the protein MSRRLLKFLPLVLGFVLASCSTIGYAAKVGPQTISNSQLNTELREVSSNSAFDALLSKNKSPVFGPGKKSYTTLFVDNILNRRITIDRILQAEHRLNITATPLEAQLAKALTIQSVGSQSTFTAFPKAYQAQLVSDTRAIVAMEAYLAKVNLSTAGVQAYYASHHGNFVDVCSSEILETSPLEADAVLAKIRGGLSFAAAANQYSENKSSQASGGAVGCGTISQYEQVLGANYTHAIETLPIGKASLPVQISQGWSIIEVTSRSLIPFHDAELSAANDELSHGSALLNDFLARDSKVQQLKVNPEYGRVKDVGGVLQVAPSKGPSPKALSQYFTPGLAQ
- the mfd gene encoding transcription-repair coupling factor encodes the protein MSSTVLAKLMEGLGKRLDPELLGAAPAASAAIVAQSAPGDRMLLVVAGEAEAESIAYDLATLADGYQSYWLPAWDTVPYERVAPSMRTTGRRLRALVALQEESEWPVVVTASVRAALQRLAPSALGLVCARLRVGAKQSQEELIGFLVRSGYLRESQVSSPGEFAVRGSIVDIFPPDQDNPIRVDFFDDEIDRLVAFDPTSQLTIASIEHCEVLPAKEVLIDDPLRRGLNELAEQAPVLQDRISELLAGTSPDPVESLLPLLLDHEATLVSDLLGENDVLIVAGGALLEAESVRIAADEESMTSALAPTWGIDATDSTTGLLAPFAHLQASAARRVELLDGGVEPRPLSIDHRDMAGFVERVGALVRGGSRVMVTAESPARLRALNATFASFDRYPVVLKREANPPEAAGLYLVEGIRLYHSFVIEAAKLAVVADADLVRPLANPQPRRQRPRTITSTLDDLAPGTLVVHETYGVARYEGIVSRSLAGVERDYLLLEFGGKDKIYLPSDQTDRITLYVGGENPALSRLGSKEWSQQVKKARRAANEVAQELVVLYQKRLITAGHAKEPDTVWQQEMESSFGYELTPDQAVAIEETKSDLEQPVPMDRMVCGDVGFGKTEVAIRAAFKTIQSGAQVAILVPTTILAQQHYDTFRERFEPYGVKVGLLSRFVSPREVKRLKEELRLGTLDCLVATHALVSKEIDFRRLGLLVIDEEQRFGVAHKEFWKTRHPDLDVLTLSATPIPRTLELSLVGVRDMSLLRTPPLDRQPILTHVGPDDDAAISEAIRRELIRGGQVFYVHNRVRDIQSIARKVADLVGTARILVAHGQLPEHELERVVDEFWHRKADVLVCTTIIESGIDLPSVNTLIVDHAEDLGLGQLHQLRGRVGRSGQRAYAYLFYPRTKPLSVIALERLRTIVENTDLGAGYRIAMRDLELRGAGSFLGERQSGHMSAVGYELYVRLVAEAVAQMKGDERIEVPEINIDLPISYSIPVGYVADEAVRMDLYRRLAIARNEAEVKDLASELSDRFGPHPGPVVNLIEMTRLKLALIERGVREVGSRRSAKTGTMEVFLKPIQLRPSEEVRLRRVASRPTYRASELELVIPFRPRDNLLEVVREVVLGPSNSPS